One Candidatus Zixiibacteriota bacterium genomic region harbors:
- a CDS encoding transketolase: protein MTPMTRQNPHRLEPDALTRKALEIRRDIITMLVEAKSGHTGGPMGFADVATTLFFHEFVYDPARPKWPDRDMWFFSMGHMTPIHYSCLAEAGFFPRRDLLKFRKLDGHLQGHPSSLDTPGVEVSSGSLGQGLSIAFGAAHGSRMDGHPRRVYALLSDGEQQEGSTWEAAMAAGHYKLDNLCAIIDYNNIQIDGCVEDVMGLAPLGDKYRAFRWHVLEVDGHDIAAVLAALDEARAHKGSPTVILARTVMGQPISFMRDRSEWHGKPPTPEQGEKAMTELGSTLAEWTSRLLTA from the coding sequence ATGACGCCCATGACCCGTCAGAATCCCCATCGTCTTGAGCCGGATGCCTTGACGCGCAAGGCCCTGGAGATCCGTCGCGACATCATCACGATGCTGGTCGAGGCCAAGTCGGGACACACCGGCGGCCCGATGGGATTCGCCGATGTCGCCACGACGCTGTTCTTTCATGAGTTCGTGTATGATCCGGCCCGGCCGAAGTGGCCCGACCGCGACATGTGGTTCTTCTCCATGGGGCATATGACCCCGATCCACTACTCGTGTCTGGCTGAGGCGGGTTTCTTCCCGCGCCGTGATCTGCTCAAGTTCCGCAAGCTCGACGGGCACCTGCAGGGCCATCCCTCATCGCTGGACACACCGGGCGTCGAGGTCTCATCGGGCTCGCTGGGGCAGGGGTTGTCGATCGCCTTCGGCGCCGCCCATGGTTCGCGGATGGACGGTCACCCGCGGCGGGTCTACGCGCTGCTCTCCGATGGTGAGCAGCAGGAGGGCTCGACATGGGAGGCGGCGATGGCCGCCGGACACTACAAGCTAGACAACCTCTGTGCGATTATCGACTACAACAACATCCAGATCGACGGCTGCGTGGAAGACGTGATGGGACTGGCCCCCCTCGGCGACAAGTACCGCGCCTTCCGCTGGCATGTGTTGGAGGTCGACGGGCACGACATCGCCGCTGTCCTCGCCGCCCTGGATGAGGCCCGCGCGCACAAGGGGTCGCCCACGGTCATCCTGGCGCGGACCGTCATGGGGCAACCGATCTCCTTCATGCGCGATCGATCAGAGTGGCATGGCAAGCCGCCCACGCCGGAACAGGGTGAGAAGGCGATGACGGAATTGGGATCGACTCTGGCCGAGTGGACATCGCGGTTGCTGACCGCTTGA
- a CDS encoding transketolase family protein — protein sequence MKKTREGFGRALAELGRVNPDVVVLVGDLTDSTMVSFFAEEFPDRFIEMGVAEQNMMTAAAGLSLVGKIPFLSTYGAFATCRCLDQIRVTVCYSDLNVKIGGAHGGISVGPDGATHQAMEEIAILRSMPNMKVIVPCDFHETRKATLAAADIWGPVYIRFGRENVPVVTTPETPFEFGKGLVMRSGGDVAIVACGVMVSEALVATETLAARGIDARVINLHTIKPIDRMLLIAAADECGAIVTAEEHQIHGGLGSAVAEVVVRHCPVPMEFVAVDDRFGQSGTPDELMTAFGLKARDIVAAVERVMRRKTARVLEN from the coding sequence ATGAAGAAGACACGAGAGGGCTTCGGTCGCGCGCTCGCGGAATTGGGACGCGTCAACCCCGATGTCGTCGTGCTGGTCGGCGACCTCACCGACTCCACGATGGTCAGCTTCTTCGCGGAAGAGTTCCCGGATCGCTTCATCGAGATGGGCGTGGCCGAGCAGAACATGATGACGGCGGCCGCCGGTTTGTCGCTGGTGGGGAAGATCCCGTTCTTGTCCACCTATGGCGCTTTTGCCACCTGCCGTTGTCTGGATCAGATCCGTGTCACGGTGTGCTATTCCGATCTGAACGTGAAGATCGGCGGCGCGCACGGTGGGATTTCGGTCGGCCCCGACGGCGCGACGCATCAGGCGATGGAGGAGATCGCGATTCTGCGTTCGATGCCCAACATGAAGGTGATTGTGCCGTGCGACTTCCACGAGACGCGCAAGGCCACGCTGGCGGCGGCCGACATCTGGGGTCCGGTATACATTCGCTTCGGCCGGGAAAACGTCCCCGTGGTCACGACACCGGAGACCCCTTTTGAGTTCGGCAAGGGACTGGTGATGCGCTCCGGCGGAGATGTCGCGATTGTCGCCTGTGGCGTCATGGTCAGTGAGGCCCTCGTGGCGACCGAAACGCTGGCGGCCCGCGGGATCGATGCGCGCGTGATCAATCTGCACACGATCAAACCGATCGACCGGATGCTGTTGATTGCGGCCGCCGACGAATGTGGTGCCATCGTGACCGCCGAGGAGCATCAGATCCACGGCGGCCTCGGCAGTGCCGTCGCGGAGGTCGTGGTCCGTCACTGTCCCGTGCCAATGGAGTTTGTCGCCGTCGACGACCGGTTCGGGCAGTCAGGCACGCCCGACGAGTTGATGACGGCCTTCGGTTTGAAGGCGCGCGACATTGTCGCCGCGGTCGAGCGGGTCATGCGGCGCAAGACGGCGCGGGTGTTGGAGAACTGA
- the coaE gene encoding dephospho-CoA kinase (Dephospho-CoA kinase (CoaE) performs the final step in coenzyme A biosynthesis.), translating into MGVSNRCRRHIPVIGITGQIGAGKSVVAGLFAAWGGVVISGDRLGHEVIARSARLRRRLVDVFGTDVLRRGQIDRTRLAQRAFATAEGTCRLNALVHPLLLRELARQIRLAAGRPETKAVVIDAALLPEWGRERVAWDKLIGVWAPLALRHDRLKRRGWDDHQIRLRSRRQLAWRQRRALCDCVVKNDGSRALLRRRARLCWEKIVP; encoded by the coding sequence ATGGGAGTCTCAAACCGATGTCGCCGACACATCCCCGTGATCGGCATTACCGGACAGATTGGCGCGGGAAAATCCGTCGTGGCCGGTTTGTTCGCCGCGTGGGGCGGAGTTGTCATCTCCGGCGACCGCCTCGGTCACGAGGTGATCGCCCGCTCTGCCCGCCTGCGACGGCGACTGGTCGATGTCTTTGGGACAGATGTCCTCCGCCGAGGGCAGATTGATCGCACGAGACTGGCTCAACGGGCCTTTGCCACGGCCGAGGGGACATGCCGACTCAATGCTCTGGTGCATCCCCTTCTGTTGCGGGAACTGGCACGGCAGATCCGTCTGGCGGCCGGCCGACCTGAGACGAAAGCGGTCGTCATCGATGCGGCCCTGCTCCCGGAATGGGGGCGGGAGCGGGTTGCATGGGACAAGCTGATTGGCGTTTGGGCGCCTCTGGCCCTGCGCCATGATCGACTGAAGCGACGCGGCTGGGACGACCATCAGATCCGCCTGCGCTCTCGTCGCCAACTGGCGTGGCGACAGCGTCGTGCCCTCTGTGACTGTGTTGTCAAAAACGACGGATCACGCGCGCTGCTCCGCCGTCGGGCGCGACTTTGCTGGGAAAAGATAGTACCTTAA